The stretch of DNA TATCTGGGCCTGCCCCGCCCGGGCGGCGATGCGTGGATCGCGATCGACCGTCAAACCGGTGCCGTCACCGCTGAAACCAGCAGCCGCGGCTGGGTCGCCTATCTCAACGATCTGCACAAGGGCCGCAATGCCGGCCCGGTCTGGGCGTGGTTCATCGACATTTTCGTCATCGCCTGTGTGGTGTTCGCGGTGACGGGCCTGTTCCTGCTCCAGCTTCACGCCGCCAAGCGCCGCTCGACCTGGCCGCTGGTCGGCCTCGGCCTCGCCATCCCGGCGGCCATCGCCCTGTTCTTCATCCACTGACCCACGGGTCAACCAGCCCCCCTTCGACCAGCCGGGAGACGCCCCATGATCCTCACCCACCGCATCGCGATGTCCCGGCCCATGGCCGCGACCATGGCCGGCGCGTTCATGCTGCCCTTTGGCGCGGCACCGCTGTCGGCGCAGACGATCGACCTGTCGGTCACGCTGCCGCGCCTTGATGTCGCTGAATATCACAAGCCCTATGTCGCGATCTGGCTGGAGCAGGAGGGCGCGGCCCCGCGCACGCTCGGCATCTGGTATGATGTCGCCAAGAAGGGCGGCGAAGGCGCCAAATGGCTGCGCGACGTGCGCCAATGGTGGCGCGCGGCCGGGCGGTCGATGCGGCTGCCCGCCGATGGCGTGTCGGGCGCGACGCGCGGGCCGGGCA from Sphingomonas changnyeongensis encodes:
- a CDS encoding DUF2271 domain-containing protein; the encoded protein is MILTHRIAMSRPMAATMAGAFMLPFGAAPLSAQTIDLSVTLPRLDVAEYHKPYVAIWLEQEGAAPRTLGIWYDVAKKGGEGAKWLRDVRQWWRAAGRSMRLPADGVSGATRGPGTHRLTLTAGRGPLPPLAPGQYVLVIEAAREVGGRELLRLPFAWPGAGGTASARAAGTTELGAVALTVRR